GCAAAACCTGTGCTGAAGAGACTAGCGCGGGAGCTTGAGGTAAATGCTCATCTTGCGGTGCTCTACGAAGACGAGGTTTTGTATTTGGACCGGGAAGAAGCCGCGCCAAGTGTGGTTATCCCCTCGGTAATTGGCCGACGAGTTCCTCCCCATTGTACGGCATTGGGAAAAGTTCTTTTGGCCCACAATCCTGAGGCGCTGGAGAGAATTTTGGCGAAAGGGTCTCTTTCGGCTCTCACCCCGAACACCATCACAAATCCCGAAGTTCTAAAAAGGGAGTTGGAGCGAGTGCGAACCCAGGGGTATGCGGTGGACTGGGAGGAGTTCCACGAGGGCAACATCTGTGTCGCCGCACCGATACACAACTATCGAGGTCGAGTAGTAGCCGCCATTTCCGTGTCGCTGCCTAAAGTCAGACTAGCTCACAACCCCCTCGAACGGTACACCCAAGCGGTGCTAGAAGGTAGCCGCGAGATTTCATCCGCGCTAGGTCACCGGTCTTCTGTTACTGAAAACCTGGCGTCGGCTAAAAAGTCTGCCACATCATCCCCTCCACAGTCTCAGTAAGGCCTGTATTTTTTCAAACAAGGGCGGATAGAGTTGAAGAGCCTTCGTTCTTTCCAGATCGAGCCAACCGAGATCGGAATTTTCCGCAATCTTCGGCCGCAAAGTCAGTACCCAGTGTTCCAGGCACTTCCAGAGCGCCCGAAAAAGAAGTTGTATGTTTTGGGAGACCGTCTTAAATTTGCAGCGTGGCCAATTCTATCCGCATGACTTTAGCGCTCCTTTGCGATCGAGTTTTTTGTTTTTGTCAAAAACGTGTTGACAAAAGAAAAGGCAACTCTTACAATCTTCGTGCAACAAAGGAGGGGCTGTGTGGAACACAGACACTTTGGAGCAGCTTAAGGACTCAGGCGTGATAGGCATCATTCGAGTGACTACTACTCAAGATTTAATACGGATTGCCAAGACATTGTATGAAGGGGGGCTTTCCTGTCTTGAAATCACGATGACGACACCTGGAGCCCTTCGGGCCATTGAAGAGGCACGGGAGGAACTCCCGGACGTGCTCATGGGAGCGGGAACAGTATTGGATGCGGCTACCGCTAGGCAGGCGATCCTCGCCGGGGCCCAGTTTTTGGTGACTCCTACAGTAAAGCCAGATGTGATCGAAACAGCCCATCGATATGGAGTTCTTGTGATCCCTGGGGCGATGACTCCTACGGAGATCCTCACCTGCTGGGAAGCCGGGGCGGACATGGTGAAGGTGTTCCCGGCGGAGGTCCTCGGCCCAGAATTTATCAAAGCTATGCACGGTCCCTTCCCTCAGATCCCTCTTGTTCCCACGGGTGGAATCACCGCTGAAAACGCTGGTGAGTTCATCAAAGCTGGCGCAGCTGTGGTATGCGTAGGATCGTGGCTGGTGGATACAAAGGCGCTAGCCGCAGAAAAAGTCGAAATTCTTCGTGACAAGGCCCGTAAGCTTGTTGCCGTGGTTAAAGAGGCCAGGAACTGCCCAAAACTTTTGCCGTAATTGGAGAAAGAGGTCTGGCATGAAACGTTATCGCTTGATGATTCCAGGACCAGCTCTTTTTACCGTGTACGAAAAATTGCGCAACTCACAGGCTTGGTCGCACGACGGGGTTTAGCTAAGAATTTTCATGAGCCTTGCCAGGCCCTTATTCTTGGTGACGAATGTCCCTTGTTAGACAAGCCCGGAGACGCTTGACGTGTTAGCGGAATAGGGATATGCTTTTTAGCTAACATGATTTTACTAAATAAAAACACGGCAGCGGGGTTTGACGCATGTTATCATGTTATGGACAAATCCCTCACGCACAGCCGTTCGGCTTCATGCCTGCTTTATTCGAAAGGAGGTGGTTAGAACGGTGAGACCAGAAAGTGAAGTCTGCAGTATAACAACAGAGGCAAAAATCGCAACCTAAAAGGAGGTGGTTTTATGCGTTGCTGTTTGTTTGGTGTGTGTCTTTGGCTTTCCGTGGTCTTCCTTTCCGTGGGAACAATGGGGCAGGAACTACGTGCATATGCTGGCACAACACTTAGGGTTCTTCTTAAGGCTGGCTATGAAACTGCAGGGATCGAAAAATTTGTACACATTTTTGAAGAAGCTACAGGCATTAATGTCGAATACGAGGTTTATGATGAACCCACAATGCGGCAGAAATTTATCTTGGATTTCATTAGTGGTACTGGAGCATACGACGTCGTTGCAGTGCAGTATTGGTATTTCCCGGAATATAGCCGCATGGGATGCCTTGAGCCCCTTAATGACCTTGATGTAGGGTTCAATCCGTATGGATTTAAGTGGGAGGCTGTACCGAAAGGTGCGAGGGATCTGTATACCGCTGGTGAAAAAGTATACGCTGTGCCAGTGTCTCTAACTGGAGCAGGAGTGTTGATTTATAGAAAAGACATCTTAGATAAGTGGAATTTGACACCGCCTTCCACAGTTTATGATGTGGTCGCTATAGCAAAGTTTTTAAAAGAGCGAGAACCAGACCTATATCCATTCTGTGGACGAGGTAGCGCTAGCTTCGCATCATTCGGCACTTCGGCTGGTTGGGCCTGGGC
The genomic region above belongs to Methanomassiliicoccales archaeon and contains:
- a CDS encoding IclR family transcriptional regulator; this translates as MYLDREEAAPSVVIPSVIGRRVPPHCTALGKVLLAHNPEALERILAKGSLSALTPNTITNPEVLKRELERVRTQGYAVDWEEFHEGNICVAAPIHNYRGRVVAAISVSLPKVRLAHNPLERYTQAVLEGSREISSALGHRSSVTENLASAKKSATSSPPQSQ
- a CDS encoding bifunctional 4-hydroxy-2-oxoglutarate aldolase/2-dehydro-3-deoxy-phosphogluconate aldolase, which codes for MWNTDTLEQLKDSGVIGIIRVTTTQDLIRIAKTLYEGGLSCLEITMTTPGALRAIEEAREELPDVLMGAGTVLDAATARQAILAGAQFLVTPTVKPDVIETAHRYGVLVIPGAMTPTEILTCWEAGADMVKVFPAEVLGPEFIKAMHGPFPQIPLVPTGGITAENAGEFIKAGAAVVCVGSWLVDTKALAAEKVEILRDKARKLVAVVKEARNCPKLLP